From Hevea brasiliensis isolate MT/VB/25A 57/8 unplaced genomic scaffold, ASM3005281v1 Scaf372, whole genome shotgun sequence, the proteins below share one genomic window:
- the LOC110645146 gene encoding LOW QUALITY PROTEIN: bifunctional dihydrofolate reductase-thymidylate synthase (The sequence of the model RefSeq protein was modified relative to this genomic sequence to represent the inferred CDS: inserted 3 bases in 2 codons), whose protein sequence is MAGESKANLSNGNANIQPAPQRTYQVVVAATRDMGIGKDGKLPWRLPSDLKFFKDVTLTTSDSGKKNAVIMGRKTWESIXLEHRPLPGRLNVVLTRSGSFDIATAENVVMCGSLSSALELLAASPYCLSIEKVFVIGGGQILREALNAPGCDAIHITEIETNIDCDTFIPTIDSTVFQPWYSSFPMVENSIRYSFATYVRVRSSAIESHGQNNGLSPDSGSENSKLEVKKFSFLPKMVFERHEELLYLRLVQDIISDGNLKDDRTGTGTLSKFGCQMRFNLRKTFPLLTTKKVFWRGVVEELLWFISGSTNAKVLQDKGIHIWDGNASRDYLDNIGLKDREEGDLGPVYGFQWRHFGARYTNMHADYTGQGFDQLLDVIDKIKNNPDDRRIILSAWNPSDLKLMALXPCHMFAQFYVANGELSCQMYQRSADMGLGVPFNIASYALLTCMIAHVCNLAPGDFVHVFGDAHVYSTHVRPLQEQLQKLPKPFPILKINPEKKNIDSFMAADFKLIGYDPHHKIEMKMAV, encoded by the exons ATGGCTGGTGAATCCAAGGCAAACCTTTCCAATGGCAATGCCAATATACAGCCTGCTCCACAAAGAACTTATCAAGTTGTTGTGGCTGCAACTAGGGATATGGGTATCGGAAAGGATGGCAAGCTACCATGGAGGTTACCTTCTGATCTCAAGTTCTTCAAGGATGTTACTCTGACTACTTCTGATTCTGGGAAAAAGAATGCTGTTATAATGGGTAGAAAAACATGGGAAAGTA CGCTTGAGCATCGACCTTTGCCTGGTCGACTTAATGTTGTTCTGACTCGTTCTGGGAGTTTTGATATTGCTACTGCTGAGAATGTTGTGATGTGTGGAAGCCTGAGTTCTGCTTTGGAATTATTGGCTGCATCTCCTTATTGTCTGTCAATTGAGAAAGTCTTTGTAATAGGAGGTGGCCAAATATTAAG GGAAGCTCTCAATGCACCTGGATGTGATGCTATCCACATTACAGAAATTGAGACAAACATTGATTGCGATACTTTTATCCCAACAATTGATTCTACTGTCTTTCAACCTTGGTACTCATCCTTTCCCATGGTGGAAAACAGCATACGATATTCCTTTGCAACATATGTTCGAGTGAGGAGTTCTGCAATTGAATCCCATGGCCAAAATAATGGTCTGAGCCCTGATAGTGGTTCAGAAAACAGTAAGCTTGAGGTAAAGAAGTTCTCTTTCCTTCCTAAGATGGTTTTTGAGAGGCATGAGGAGTTGTTGTATCTTAGACTTGTTCAAGATATCATCTCAGATGGCAATTTGAAGGATGACAGAACTGGAACTGGTactttgtcaaaatttggttgccaG ATGCGGTTCAATCTTCGCAAAACTTTTCCACTTCTTACAACGAAG AAAGTATTCTGGCGAGGGGTTGTCGAAGAACTCCTGTGGTTCATTAGCGGTTCAACGAATGCCAAG GTCCTTCAGGATAAGGGCATTCATATATGGGATGGCAATGCATCCAGAGATTACCTTGATAA TATTGGGTTGAAGGACAGAGAGGAGGGTGACTTGGGACCTGTTTATGGATTCCAGTGGAGACACTTCGGAGCTAG GTATACTAACATGCATGCTGACTACACTGGCCAAGGATTTGATCAGTTGTTAGATGTTATCGACAAGATCAAGAATAATCCAGATGATCGCCGGATTATACTTTCAGCTTGGAATCCTTCTGATCTCAAATTGATGGCact cccttgccacatgtttgCTCAA TTCTATGTAGCCAATGGGGAATTGTCCTGTCAAATGTATCAGCGATCTGCTGACATGGGCCTGGGTGTGCCATTCAACATTGCATCTTATGCCCTCCTTACATGCATGATTGCTCACGTTTGTA ATCTTGCTCCGGGTGATTTTGTCCATGTGTTTGGGGATGCTCATGTTTATAGCACTCATGTTAGGCCTCTCCAGGAACAGCTTCAAAAACTGCCAAAACCGTTTCCG ATTTTGAAGATTAATCCTGAGAAGAAGAACATAGATTCTTTTATGGCAGCTGATTTCAAATTGATAGGTTATGATCCTCACcacaaaattgaaatgaaaatggCAGTGTAA